The following proteins come from a genomic window of Alosa sapidissima isolate fAloSap1 chromosome 20, fAloSap1.pri, whole genome shotgun sequence:
- the LOC121694333 gene encoding protocadherin alpha-3-like has protein sequence MEIRVIVLDNNDNVPVFSRTLYKASVVENVPVGTLVVVLNATDADEGANSDIFYSISKGDQDKILEIFDLDSKTGAVTVKGNIDFEQNSAFEIRAEASDKGQPPMATQCKVLVEVIDVNDNAPEITVTTLLNTVSEDARVGTAIALVSILDRDSGKNGMVHCSMSNKGPFKLEGNYKNYYSLVVDGPLDRENAAQYNVTITAVDEGTPPLSSMSVITVHVSDVNDNAPRFPEPHINVYVKENSPVGALLSTLSASDADINENSHVTYSVLNNNELPLTSMVNINSITGDMHAVKSFNYEELKSFQFTVLATDSGVPPLSSNATVNVFVLDENDNSPSILPPYSEHGSVNTENIPYSAEAGYFVAKIRAVDADSGYNALLSYHLSEPKGNNLFRIGTSNGEVRTKRRMSDNDLKTHPLVVSVSDNGEPSLSATMSIDVVVAENGGESLTHFRHIPVKDETFSDLNLYLLIAIVSVSVIFLLSLISLIAVKCHRTDSSFSGYNPPMITTHPDGTWSYSKSTQQYDVCFSSDTLKSDVVVFPSPFPPADAELISINSGDTFQRTQTLPNKEKVRTP, from the coding sequence ATGGAAATCAGGGTTATTGTTCttgataataatgataatgtaCCTGTGTTTAGTCGCACGTTATACAAAGCAAGCGTTGTCGAAAATGTACCGGTAGGGACATTAGTTGTTGTTTTAAATGCCACAGACGCAGATGAAGGTGCTAACAGTGACATATTTTATTCAATAAGCAAAGGAGATCAAGACAAAATCTTAGAGATTTTTGACCTCGATTCAAAGACCGGGGCTGTTACAGTGAAGGGCAATATAGATTTTGAACAAAATAGTGCATTTGAAATCCGGGCTGAGGCAAGCGACAAAGGTCAGCCCCCAATGGCGACGCAGTGTAAAGTGCTTGTCGAAGTAATCGACGTGAACGACAATGCCCCAGAAATTACAGTTACCACACTTCTTAACACAGTGAGCGAGGACGCCAGAGTTGGCACCGCGATTGCACTTGTGTCTATCCTAGACAGAGATAGTGGGAAGAATGGTATGGTCCATTGTTCCATGTCAAATAAAGGCCCCTTCAAACTGGAGGGAAACTATAAAAACTACTATTCCTTGGTTGTAGATGGCCCTCTAGACAGAGAGAATGCGGCCCAGTACAACGTCACCATCACCGCTGTGGATGAGGGGACTCCGCCCCTCTCTAGCATGAGCGTAATTACTGTACACGTCTCTGATGTCAACGACAACGCACCTCGCTTTCCAGAGCCACATATTAATGTTTATGTTAAAGAGAATAGTCCAGTTGGGGCCCTTCTATCAACGTTGTCTGCTTCTGACGCTGATATAAATGAAAATAGTCATGTTACTTATTCTGTTTTGAACAACAACGAGCTTCCATTAACATCAATGGTTAATATAAATTCAATTACAGGAGATATGCATGCAGTGAAGTCATTTAATTACGAAGAACTTAAGTCTTTTCAGTTCACTGTTCTTGCCACAGACTCAGGTGTCCCCCCACTTAGCAGTAATGCTACTGTAAATGTTTTCGTTCTGGATGAGAATGACAACAGCCCCAGTATTCTGCCCCCCTATTCGGAGCACGGGTCTGTGAATACAGAAAACATCCCCTACAGTGCTGAAGCTGGATACTTTGTAGCCAAGATCAGGGCCGTAGACGCAGACTCTGGATATAATGCACTGCTTTCGTATCACCTCTCTGAACCTAAAGGAAACAACCTTTTCCGAATTGGGACCAGCAATGGGGAGGTCAGGACTAAAAGGCGCATGAGCGACAATGATTTGAAAACGCACCCACTGGTGGTTTCCGTTTCAGATAATGGAGAGCCTTCACTTTCAGCCACTATGTCCATTGATGTTGTGGTCGCTGAAAACGGTGGAGAATCGCTGACTCATTTCCGACATATCCCAGTAAAGGATGAGACTTTTTCTGACTTAAACCTTTATTTGCTTATCGCCATTGTTTCAGTGTCGGTCATCTTTTTGCTGAGCCTCATCAGCTTGATAGCTGTAAAATGTCACAGGACAGACAGCAGTTTCAGTGGCTACAATCCCCCAATGATCACCACACATCCTGACGGAACCTGGTCTTACTCCAAATCTACACAGCAGTATGACGTTTGCTTTAGCTCAGACACACTGAAGAGTGACGTGGTAGTTTTCCCTTCGCCGTTTCCACCTGCTGATGCAGAATTGATCAGTATTAATAGCGGAGACACCTTTCAGCGGACACAGACACTTCCAAATAAAGAAAAGGTAAGAACTCCTTAA